The following proteins come from a genomic window of Loxodonta africana isolate mLoxAfr1 chromosome 19, mLoxAfr1.hap2, whole genome shotgun sequence:
- the UNG gene encoding uracil-DNA glycosylase, producing the protein MIGQKTLYAFFSPSPAGKRCTRSPEPADAGTGVGAVAAIPEKNGDVVASPAKKARTGQDEPSTPPSSPLSPEQLIRIQKNKAIALLRLAARNVPVGFGESWKQQLSQEFGKPYFIKLMGFVAEERKHHTVYPPPHQVFTWTQMCDIRDVKVVILGQDPYHGPNQAHGLCFSVQRPVPPPPSLENIYKELSTDIDGFVHPGHGDLSGWAKQGVLLLNAVLTVRAHQANSHKERGWEQFTDAVVSWLNQNSHGLVFLLWGSYAQKKGSAIDRKRHHVLQTAHPSPLSVYRGFFGCGHFSKTNELLRKSGKKPIDWKDL; encoded by the exons ATGATCGGCCAGAAGACGCTCTACGCCTTCTTCTCCCCGAGCCCCGCCGGGAAGCGATGTACCCGGAGCCCCGAGCCGGCCGACGCGGGGACTGGCGTGGGGGCGGTGGCGGCGATACCTGAGAAGAACGGGGATGTGGTG GCCAGTCCCGCCAAGAAGGCCCGGACCGGGCAGGACGAGCCGAGCACGCCGCCCTCTTCGCCGCTGAGCCCCGAGCAGCTGATCCGGATTCAGAAGAACAAGGCCATCGCCCTGCTCAGACTCGCAGCCCGCAACGTGCCCGTGGGCTTTGGGGAGAGCTGGAAGCAGCAGCTCAGCCAGGAGTTCGGGAAACCGTATTTTATAAAG CTAATGGGGTTTGtggcagaagaaagaaagcatcacACCGTTTACCCACCCCCACACCAGGTCTTCACATGGACCCAGATGTGTGACATAAGAGAT GTGAAAGTTGTCATCCTGGGACAGGACCCATATCACGGACCTAATCAAGCTCATGGGCTCTGCTTTAGTGTTCAAAGACCTGTGCCGCCTCCACCCAG tTTGGAAAACATTTATAAAGAACTGTCTACAGACATAGATGGTTTTGTTCATCCGGGTCATGGAGATCTGTCTGGGTGGGCCAAACAAG GTGTTCTCCTGCTCAATGCTGTCCTCACTGTTCGAGCACATCAAGCTAACTCTCACAAGGAAAGAGGCTGGGAGCAATTTACCGATGCAGTTGTGTCCTGGCTAAATCAGAACTCACATGGCCTTGTCTTCTTACTCTGGGGCTCTTATGCTCAGAAGAAGGGCAGTGCCATCGATagg AAGCGGCACCACGTGTTGCAGACTGCCCATCCCTCCCCGTTGTCCGTGTATCGAGGCTTCTTTGGATGTGGGCATTTTTCTAAAACCAATGAGCTGCTGCGGAAGTCTGGCAAGAAGCCCATCGACTGGAAGGACCTGTGA